The genomic stretch GACGAGCTGGAGGATCGCGACGGTCAGCTCGGTCTTCCGCCGGACGGGATCGACCTTCGCGGGGATCAGCACCTCGCGGACGAGGTCGAGGCGGTCGTCGGGGATCGGGTAGGTGACGAGGGTCTCGTTCTTGAAATCCTTCGCCGTGAGGTAGGGCTTCCGCGTGAGGGGGTGGTGCTTCCCGAGGATGGCGAGCATCTCGTAGCCGAAGAGGGGATGGAAGACGACGCCCTCGCGCTTCTGCGTGTGGGAGACGATGACGAGGTCGGCGCGGTTCTCGTTCAGGAGGCCGACGGGATCGGCGTGGAAGCCGGAGACGAGGTCCATCTCGACCTGCGGCCAATGCTCTCGGAAGGCGTCCATCGACGGCATCAGCCAGTCGAAGCACGAATGGCACTCGACGGCGATGCGGAGCCGCCCCGCCTGGCCCTGCGCGATCCGGGCGAGGTCGCGCTCGCCGTCGCGGACTCGCTTCGAGACGTCGTAGGCGAGCTCGACGAGGAGCCGCCCCGCGGCGGTGAGGCGGAGGGGATCGCTCTTCCGCTCGAAGACCTCGACGCCGTAGTGGCTCTCCACCGCGCGGATCTGGTGCGAGGCGGCGGGCTGGGAAAGGTGGACCCGCCTCGCCGCCTTGGAGAGATTCCCCGTCTCGGCCAGGGCGATCAACGTGTGGAAGTGGCGCAGCTCGATCATGGTCCCGCCATGATCATAAGAATTTTGAATGATGAAAGAAAAAACGATGCGTTAGGAGAATGATGAAGAGTTTGGGAGAGTGGAAGGCATGAACCCGTCCCCCTGCATCGTCGTCCACTCCCTCGGCCATCCCCGCATCGGGGCCCACCGGGAATTGAAGAAGGCCGTCGAGGCCTACTGGAACGGCAAGAGCCCGCTCGCCGACCTCGAGGCGGCGGGCCGCGCCCTCCGCGCCGACCATTGGCGCGTGCAGAAGAACGCGGGCCTCGACCTCGTCCCCGTCGGCGACTTCTCCTTCTACGACTCGATGCTCGAGCTCTCCTGCCTCGTCGGCAACGTCCCGCCCCGGTTCGCCTACTCGCACCGGGCCGGGGAGCCGGTCGGCTCCGACACCTTCTTCCTCATGGCCCGCGGCTCGCGCGGCGAAAAGACCGAAAAGAGCGAGGGCAGGGAAACGTGCGGCTGCGGCCACGACCACGGCGCCCCCGCCGCGACCCGGCACGCCTGCGAGATGACGAAGTGGTTCGACACGAACTACCACTACATCGTCCCCGAATTCCATTCCGGCACCCGCTTCGCCCTTTCCTCCGAGAAGCTCTTCAACGACTTCGAGGAGGCGAAGGCCCAGGGCATCGCCGGGAAGCCGGTCCTCATCGGCCCCGTCACCTACCTTGCCCTCGGCAAGGTCCAGGACGCGGCGAACCCGACGTTCGACCGCCTTTCCCTCCTCGACGGCCTCGTCGCCGTCTACGAGGAAGTCCTCGCCCGCCTCGCGAAACTCGGCGCGACGTGGATCCAGATCGACGAGCCGATCACGGCCCTCGATCTCTCCGCCGCCCAGAAGGCCGCGCTGAAGGGCGCCCATGCCCGCCTCGCGAAGGCCGCCGCCGCGCACGGCCTCAAGCTCCTCGTCGCCTCCTACTTCGGCCCCCTCCGCGACAACCTCGCCGACTTCCTCGCCCTCCCCGCCAACGCCTTCCATTACGACGCCGTCCGGGGCGAAGAGGAAATCGACGCCTTCCTCGCCGCCTTCAAGGAACAGGCGAAGGGGAAGATCCTCTCCCTCGGCATCGTCGACGGGCGGAACATCTGGAAGAACGACTTCGACGCATCCCTCGCCGTCCTCCGCAAGGCGTGGGCCGCCGTCGGCGAAGGCAACCTCTGGCTCGCCCCCTCGTGCTCCCTCCTCCACAGCCCCGTCACGCTGAGGAACGAGACCTCCCCCTCGCTCGATCCCGAACTGAAGAGCTGGCTCGCCTTCGCCGAGGAGAAGCTCGACGAATTGGCCGCCCTCCGCTCCTTCCTCCTCGGCACCGGCGATCCCGCCGCGCTCGAGGCGAACCGCGCCGCCCAGGCCGCCCGCCGCGCCAGCCCCCGCATCCACAACGCCGCCGTCGCCCGCCGCCTCGCCGCCGTCACCCCCTCCGACGCCCGCCGCGTCTCCCTCTTCCGCGAGCGGCAGAAGCTCCAGCGGGCGAAGCTCGGCCTCCCCGCCTTCCCCACCACCACCATCGGCTCCTTCCCGCAGACCGCCGAGGTCCGCGCCGCCCGCGCGCAGTGGAAGAAGGGGACCCTCTCCGAGTCGTCCTACGAGGCCTTCCTCGAAAAGGAGATCGCCGCGTGCGTCGCCTTCCAGGACGAGATCGGGATCGACATGCCGGTCCACGGCGAGTTCGAGCGGAACGACATGGTCGAGTACTTCGGCGAGCAGCTCGAAGGGTTCGCCTTCACCGCGAACGGCTGGGTCCAGAGCTACGGCTCCCGCTGCGTGAAGCCCCCCATCCTCTTCGGCGACGTCAGCCGTCCCCGTCCGATGACCGTCCGCTGGTCGGCCTACGCCCAGACCCTCACCCGCCGTCCGATGAAGGGGATGCTCACCGGCCCCGTCACCATCCTCCAGTGGAGCTTCGTCCGCAACGACCAGCCCCGCTCCGCGACGGCGCGACAGATCGCCCTCGCCATCCGCGACGAGGTCGTCGACCTCGAGCGCGTCGGCCTCGCCGCCATCCAGATCGACGAGCCGGCGATCCGCGAGGGCCTACCCCTCCGCCGCGCCGACTGGGCCGCCTACCTCGCCTGGGCCGTCGAGGCCTTCCGCCTCTCCGCCTCGGGCGTCCGCGACGAGACCCAGATCCACACCCACATGTGCTATGCCGAGTTCAACGACATCATCCAGGCCGTCGCCGACCTCGACGCCGACGTCATCACCATCGAGACCTCGCGGTCGAACATGGAACTCCTCGGCGCCTTCGCGAACTTCAATTACCCGAACGAGATCGGGCCGGGCGTCTACGACATCCACTCCCCCCGCATCCCCGAGACCGGCGAGATGGAGCGGCTGATGGAAAAGGCGAAGGCCGTCCTCCCGCCCCGCAACCTCTGGGTCAACCCCGACTGCGGCCTGAAGACCCGCGCCTGGGCCGAGGTGAAGCCCGCGCTGAAGAACCTCGTCGAGACGGCGAAGCGGCTCCGGGCGGGGGTGTAGGGAGGGCCTACTTCCCTCCCGGCAGCACCCGGCCGTGCATCTCGATCGTCAGCGCCTCGATGCGCTGGCTGAGGTTGCGGATCAGCTCGGTCATCTCGTTGTTCTGGCTGACGAGCTCGACGAGCTGGGCGGTCTGCGTCGCCGAGACCATCTGCCGTTCCTCGCTCGCCTTGGCGAGGGCCTCGCGGTGCTGCGCGTCGGCCTCGGCGTGGGCCTTGTCGCGGTCGGCCTGCCGAGTCTGGGCGAGGAGGATGAGCGGGGCGGCGTAGGCGGCCTGGAGACTGAAGGCGAGGTTCAGCAGGATGAAGGGGTAGGCGTCGAAGTGGAAGACCCCCACGATGTTCAGCACCATCCACGCGAAGACGACGACGGTCTGCGCGATGAGGAAGACCGGCGTCCCGAAGAAGCGGGCGAAGGCCTCGGCCTTCAGCGCGAACCAATCGTTCCCGAAGGCGTTCTGGAGGTGGAAGTGGGGAAGATGGAACCGGACGTGGTGCCGGGGATGGTGGGGGTGATGATGATTATCGTGGGCGTGGGGGGCGGCGGGAGCGGGCGAAGGGATGAGGGACATGGGGTTTCTCCGGGTGGGGGGTTGGGGAGGCGGGGGGCGGATAAGGAGTTGGTTGAGAGTCGTTTCAGGATCTTTCGGAATCTTCCTAAGCGATACTCCGGCCCGCCCCGTTGTCGATCCCCTTTTGGGTTACATTCACGTGCCGGAGGAGGGAGGGGGGAGGGAAATGTCGGGAGACTTGCGGAGCGCCCGTTTTTCGCGAACATTTGGCTTCGCCTTTTTTCACCCCATGCGCCTCCGCCTCTTCATCGTCGCCCTGATCGTCGCCCTCCTCGGGGGGGGCCTCGGCGCGGCGGCGTGGGCGTGGCAGCTCCGCTCGATCGCGCGGCAGACCCAGTTCGACCAATACATCGGCCCCGCGGCGCTGGAGAACAACATCGATCCGCTCCTCATCCGGGCGATCATCTGGCGGGAGAGCCGCTTCCAGCCCCGCGTCCGGGGACTGAACCGGGAGCGGGGCCTCATGCAGCTGACGCCCGGCGTGGCGGCGGAATGGGCCCGGGTCCGGCAGGTCGATCCGGTCGATCCCGACGCCCTCTTCGACCCGAAGGTGAACATCGAGATCGGGACGTGGTATTTCGCCCGGATGCTGAAGCACTGGGAGGGGGTCGAGAACGCCGAGGTCTTCGCCCTCGCCGAGTACAACGCGGGCCGGAGCAACGTGCTGAAGTGGGTCGACCCCGCCGCGCCGACCGACGCCGCCGCCCTCCACGACCGGATCGGCTTCCCCTCGACCCGCCGCTACGTCGACGCGATCCTGGTGAAGTACGAGGCCTACCAGCGGAACTATTTCCGCCCGCCGTGGCTCCTCTACTGGGACCGGCTGACGAAGAAGAGCGACCAGCCGACGCTCGTCGGCAGCGCGGCGAAGGCGCTCTAGGCTAGATCGGGCATCGGGGTAGCATCCCGGAGGGATGCCAGCCATTAGCCGGGGGTCGAGCGCAGCGACACCCCCGGAATCGGATCGAAAGAAAGAGCGCGCCGCAAAAGGGCTTTTTCCCTCATCACACCAGCCGGAGCGCACCTCGAAGACAGAATGACGGGAGGACCGCCCGGGCAGGTCTCCTAAAAAGGCGAGCGGCGTTTCGGGGCGAGTTTTTTTGTCTCTTTCTACCGGGGGTGTCGCTGCGCTCGACCCCCGGCTAATGGCTTCGACCCCTTCAGGGTCGAGGTCGAGTCCGAGGGCGGGCCTAGCTCTTCGCCGGGGCGGTCTTCCCGGTGACCCACTGGACCAGCTTGTCGGTCACTTCCTTGTATTGCGGGTAGGCCGGGAATTTCTGGATGACGACTTTCAGCGTCTCGATCGCCTCGGTCTTTTTTCCGACCTTCATGAGGGAGTCGGCCTTCAGGACGAGGAGGCGGGGATTGTCGACGACGGGGAAGTTGTCGGCGGTCTTCGGATCGGCCTGGGCGGCCTGGCCGATGGCGGCGATGGCGGCGTCCCATTCGCCCGCGAGGGCGGCGGGCGACTCGTCCTCGTACCACGGCTCGACCATCGCGGTGAAGAGCTTCTCGACGTCGGCCGGGCTCCCGTAGTAGCCGCCCTTGTCGTTGAAGTAGCCTTCCTCGAGGTCGTAGTACTTGAAGAAGATCGAGGAGGTGAGGCTGTCTTTGAAGAGGGGATAGGCGGTGAGGGTCGGCGGGCCGGAGCGGACGGCGTCCATGAGGGTGTCGAAGACGGCGGCGGCGGCCTTCGCGTCCCCCTTCGCATATTGGATCTGGCCGCGGAGGTAGAGGACGTAGATGTCGGCGGCGGGGCCGAGGCGGGGGTCGTCGAGGAGGTCCTTGTATTTGATCTTCCAGTCGCTGAAGGCCTTCTGCGGGCCGTCGCTCGCCTTCTCCTTGTCCTTGGCGCGGTCGGCCCTTCCCTCGGCGACCGCCTTCTCCTTGTCCTGCGCCTCCTTGGCTGCCAGCGCGGTCTTGTCGAACTGGAC from Verrucomicrobium sp. GAS474 encodes the following:
- a CDS encoding DUF1003 domain-containing protein, yielding MSLIPSPAPAAPHAHDNHHHPHHPRHHVRFHLPHFHLQNAFGNDWFALKAEAFARFFGTPVFLIAQTVVVFAWMVLNIVGVFHFDAYPFILLNLAFSLQAAYAAPLILLAQTRQADRDKAHAEADAQHREALAKASEERQMVSATQTAQLVELVSQNNEMTELIRNLSQRIEALTIEMHGRVLPGGK
- the metE gene encoding 5-methyltetrahydropteroyltriglutamate--homocysteine S-methyltransferase, giving the protein MNPSPCIVVHSLGHPRIGAHRELKKAVEAYWNGKSPLADLEAAGRALRADHWRVQKNAGLDLVPVGDFSFYDSMLELSCLVGNVPPRFAYSHRAGEPVGSDTFFLMARGSRGEKTEKSEGRETCGCGHDHGAPAATRHACEMTKWFDTNYHYIVPEFHSGTRFALSSEKLFNDFEEAKAQGIAGKPVLIGPVTYLALGKVQDAANPTFDRLSLLDGLVAVYEEVLARLAKLGATWIQIDEPITALDLSAAQKAALKGAHARLAKAAAAHGLKLLVASYFGPLRDNLADFLALPANAFHYDAVRGEEEIDAFLAAFKEQAKGKILSLGIVDGRNIWKNDFDASLAVLRKAWAAVGEGNLWLAPSCSLLHSPVTLRNETSPSLDPELKSWLAFAEEKLDELAALRSFLLGTGDPAALEANRAAQAARRASPRIHNAAVARRLAAVTPSDARRVSLFRERQKLQRAKLGLPAFPTTTIGSFPQTAEVRAARAQWKKGTLSESSYEAFLEKEIAACVAFQDEIGIDMPVHGEFERNDMVEYFGEQLEGFAFTANGWVQSYGSRCVKPPILFGDVSRPRPMTVRWSAYAQTLTRRPMKGMLTGPVTILQWSFVRNDQPRSATARQIALAIRDEVVDLERVGLAAIQIDEPAIREGLPLRRADWAAYLAWAVEAFRLSASGVRDETQIHTHMCYAEFNDIIQAVADLDADVITIETSRSNMELLGAFANFNYPNEIGPGVYDIHSPRIPETGEMERLMEKAKAVLPPRNLWVNPDCGLKTRAWAEVKPALKNLVETAKRLRAGV
- a CDS encoding lytic transglycosylase domain-containing protein, giving the protein MRLRLFIVALIVALLGGGLGAAAWAWQLRSIARQTQFDQYIGPAALENNIDPLLIRAIIWRESRFQPRVRGLNRERGLMQLTPGVAAEWARVRQVDPVDPDALFDPKVNIEIGTWYFARMLKHWEGVENAEVFALAEYNAGRSNVLKWVDPAAPTDAAALHDRIGFPSTRRYVDAILVKYEAYQRNYFRPPWLLYWDRLTKKSDQPTLVGSAAKAL
- a CDS encoding LysR family transcriptional regulator, with the protein product MIELRHFHTLIALAETGNLSKAARRVHLSQPAASHQIRAVESHYGVEVFERKSDPLRLTAAGRLLVELAYDVSKRVRDGERDLARIAQGQAGRLRIAVECHSCFDWLMPSMDAFREHWPQVEMDLVSGFHADPVGLLNENRADLVIVSHTQKREGVVFHPLFGYEMLAILGKHHPLTRKPYLTAKDFKNETLVTYPIPDDRLDLVREVLIPAKVDPVRRKTELTVAILQLVASGQGVAALPGWTIQPYLDKKYVVGKQIGKSGLQSRLYTATTLEGAKLAYMEEFLRIMREISFATLQGIEGL
- a CDS encoding tetratricopeptide repeat protein, which produces MKARRLIRLGGDALKSVLIPVPIRGEWAAMRFFRSLLLPLVLGLSSTLPLPARADDELPPEIAKLLHDAEGKRREAMNARFAPILSDLGQHGDGRSFYLQAVQQVQFDKTALAAKEAQDKEKAVAEGRADRAKDKEKASDGPQKAFSDWKIKYKDLLDDPRLGPAADIYVLYLRGQIQYAKGDAKAAAAVFDTLMDAVRSGPPTLTAYPLFKDSLTSSIFFKYYDLEEGYFNDKGGYYGSPADVEKLFTAMVEPWYEDESPAALAGEWDAAIAAIGQAAQADPKTADNFPVVDNPRLLVLKADSLMKVGKKTEAIETLKVVIQKFPAYPQYKEVTDKLVQWVTGKTAPAKS